Proteins encoded by one window of Micromonospora coxensis:
- a CDS encoding DeoR/GlpR family DNA-binding transcription regulator, producing MLARQRQAAILDRVRATGGVRVSELAVEFGVSDMTIRRDLDVLHEQGVLAKVHGGATVAGPSSTDEPGFHAKSVRQLAEKAAIATRAAELVRPGAAIALSAGTTTAELARRLVDVPGLTVVTNSLPVAEILHSGGRPDQTVVLTGGVRTPSDALVGPLAVDAIRSLHLDLLFLGVHGISERAGFTTPNLMEAETDRALVAAADRLVVLADHTKWETVGISSIVGLDAADVLVTDDRLTPTAHRVLDEHVGELVIVAGTEGAQ from the coding sequence CCTCGACCGGGTCCGTGCGACGGGCGGCGTACGCGTCAGCGAACTGGCCGTCGAGTTCGGCGTCTCCGACATGACCATCCGGCGCGACCTGGACGTCCTGCACGAGCAGGGTGTGCTCGCGAAGGTGCACGGCGGGGCCACCGTCGCCGGCCCCAGCTCCACCGACGAGCCCGGCTTCCACGCCAAGTCGGTGCGGCAGCTCGCCGAGAAGGCCGCCATCGCCACCCGGGCCGCGGAGCTGGTCCGGCCCGGGGCGGCGATCGCCCTCTCCGCCGGCACCACCACCGCCGAGCTGGCCCGACGGCTGGTCGACGTGCCCGGCCTGACCGTGGTGACCAACTCGCTGCCGGTGGCCGAGATCCTGCACTCCGGGGGCCGCCCCGACCAGACCGTGGTGCTCACCGGCGGTGTCCGCACCCCGTCCGACGCGCTGGTCGGCCCGCTGGCCGTGGACGCGATCCGCTCGCTCCACCTGGACCTGCTCTTCCTCGGGGTGCACGGGATCAGCGAACGGGCCGGCTTCACCACCCCGAACCTGATGGAGGCGGAGACCGACCGGGCCCTGGTGGCCGCCGCCGACCGGCTGGTGGTGCTGGCCGACCACACCAAGTGGGAGACCGTCGGGATCTCCTCGATCGTCGGCCTGGACGCCGCGGACGTGCTGGTCACCGACGACCGGTTGACGCCCACGGCACACCGGGTACTCGACGAGCACGTGGGCGAGCTGGTGATCGTGGCGGGCACGGAGGGAGCGCAGTGA
- the mdh gene encoding malate dehydrogenase encodes MGKKVTVVGAGFYGSTTAQRLAEYDVFDTVVITDIVEGKPAGLALDLNQSRPIEGFETKVVGVTTGPNGEGYEAIEGSDVVVITAGLPRKPGMSRMDLLETNAKIVRQVSENVAKYAPNAVVIVVSNPLDEMTALAQLATQFPKNRVLGQAGMLDTARFTNFVAEALQVPVKSVRTLTLGSHGDTMVPVPSKSTVNGKPLRDAMPAEQIEELVVKTRNGGAEVVALLKTGSAYYAPSAAAARMAKAVAEDSGEVMPVCAWVDGEYGINGVYLGVEAEIGAEGVKKVVETDLDADELASLKEAAEAVRAKQADVANM; translated from the coding sequence ATGGGTAAGAAGGTCACTGTCGTCGGGGCCGGCTTCTACGGCTCCACCACCGCACAGCGCCTGGCCGAGTACGACGTCTTCGACACCGTCGTGATCACCGACATCGTGGAGGGCAAGCCGGCGGGTCTCGCGCTGGACCTCAACCAGTCGCGCCCGATCGAGGGCTTCGAGACCAAGGTCGTCGGCGTCACCACCGGCCCGAACGGCGAGGGCTACGAGGCCATCGAGGGCTCCGACGTCGTCGTCATCACCGCCGGTCTGCCCCGCAAGCCGGGCATGAGTCGGATGGACCTGCTGGAGACGAACGCCAAGATCGTCCGCCAGGTCTCCGAGAACGTGGCCAAGTACGCCCCGAACGCCGTGGTCATCGTGGTCTCCAACCCGCTGGACGAGATGACCGCGCTGGCCCAGCTCGCCACCCAGTTCCCGAAGAACCGGGTGCTCGGCCAGGCCGGCATGCTCGACACCGCCCGGTTCACCAACTTCGTCGCCGAGGCCCTCCAGGTGCCGGTGAAGTCGGTCCGGACGCTGACCCTCGGCTCGCACGGCGACACCATGGTCCCGGTCCCGTCGAAGAGCACCGTCAACGGCAAGCCGCTGCGCGACGCGATGCCGGCCGAGCAGATCGAGGAGCTGGTCGTCAAGACCCGCAACGGTGGCGCGGAGGTCGTCGCGCTGCTCAAGACCGGCTCGGCGTACTACGCCCCGTCGGCCGCCGCCGCCCGGATGGCCAAGGCCGTCGCGGAGGACTCCGGCGAGGTCATGCCGGTCTGCGCCTGGGTCGACGGCGAGTACGGCATCAACGGCGTCTACCTGGGCGTCGAGGCCGAGATCGGCGCCGAGGGCGTCAAGAAGGTCGTCGAGACCGACCTGGACGCCGACGAGCTGGCCAGCCTCAAGGAGGCCGCCGAGGCCGTCCGCGCCAAGCAGGCCGACGTCGCCAACATGTGA
- a CDS encoding MBL fold metallo-hydrolase, protein MPLSRTFGSITVTALTDGEGAFFEPRSAAFPEATDAHWREADRRDPGAVTDDGRWWLPFRSFALRVGDGPVTLVDAGIGPADSPAASWAPVPGRLPDELAAAGIEPGDVRTVVLTHLHSDHIGWAVTGTPGRPWFPNADYLVQRAELDAMESINPGLPAGLVAPLRAAGRLRVVDGDTDLTPGVRVLSTPGHTPGHQSVLVDSGDERLLLTGDLLVHMVQLVAPDLAYAHEQDPSTARTSRTTLLHTLAASPTPTHLATPHLSIPFLPLPTRASPSPG, encoded by the coding sequence ATGCCATTGAGCCGCACCTTCGGGTCTATCACGGTCACCGCCCTCACCGACGGCGAGGGGGCGTTCTTCGAGCCCCGCAGCGCGGCGTTCCCGGAGGCCACCGACGCGCACTGGCGCGAGGCGGACCGCCGTGACCCCGGGGCGGTCACCGACGACGGGCGGTGGTGGCTGCCGTTCCGCAGTTTCGCGCTGCGCGTCGGGGACGGGCCGGTCACCCTGGTCGACGCGGGCATCGGCCCGGCCGACTCCCCGGCGGCGAGTTGGGCGCCGGTGCCGGGACGGCTGCCGGACGAACTCGCCGCAGCCGGCATCGAGCCGGGCGACGTGCGCACCGTGGTCCTCACCCACCTGCACAGCGACCACATCGGCTGGGCGGTGACCGGCACCCCGGGCCGGCCGTGGTTCCCGAACGCCGACTACCTGGTGCAGCGGGCGGAGCTGGACGCGATGGAGTCGATCAACCCGGGGCTGCCGGCCGGCCTGGTCGCGCCGTTGCGCGCCGCCGGCCGGCTCCGGGTGGTCGACGGCGACACCGACCTCACCCCCGGGGTACGGGTGCTGAGCACGCCCGGACACACCCCCGGCCACCAGTCCGTGCTGGTGGACAGCGGTGACGAGCGCCTGCTGCTCACCGGCGACCTGCTGGTGCACATGGTGCAGTTGGTCGCCCCCGACCTGGCGTACGCCCACGAGCAGGACCCGTCCACGGCCCGCACCTCCCGCACCACCCTCCTCCACACGCTCGCCGCCTCCCCCACCCCCACCCACCTCGCCACCCCCCACCTGTCCATCCCCTTCCTCCCCCTCCCCACCCGCGCCTCCCCCTCCCCGGGGTAG
- the galT gene encoding galactose-1-phosphate uridylyltransferase, protein MKRTVIELADGRELIYFDERDDALRDQPDRRELPPPPPASQLRYDPLTDEWVAVAVHRQTRTFLPPADQCPLCPSRGDRLSEIPAPDYDVAVFENRFPSLSQRVAEEPAEITPFTPVRPGRGRCEVVCFTDDHHASFAALPPRRVRTVLDALADRTLALSELPGVEQVFCFENRGVEIGVTLHHPHGQIYAYPFLTPRTRSLLVAARRHAERTGGGNLYADVLAAERAAGDRVVAANEHWTAYVPAAARWPFEVHVAPHRPVPDIPALDDAERDAFGPLYLDVLRRFDGLFDLPMPYIAAWHQAPVHVDRELGHLHLQLFSTRRARDKLKYLAGSESGMGVFINDIAPERAAELLRAV, encoded by the coding sequence GTGAAGCGTACGGTGATCGAGCTGGCGGACGGCCGCGAGCTGATCTACTTCGACGAGCGGGACGACGCGCTCCGCGACCAGCCCGACCGGCGCGAGCTGCCGCCACCCCCGCCGGCCTCCCAGCTCCGGTACGACCCGCTGACCGACGAGTGGGTGGCGGTCGCCGTGCACCGGCAGACCCGGACCTTCCTGCCGCCGGCCGACCAGTGCCCGCTCTGCCCCTCCCGGGGTGACCGGCTCAGCGAGATCCCCGCCCCCGACTACGACGTGGCGGTCTTCGAGAACCGCTTCCCGTCGCTGAGCCAGCGGGTCGCCGAGGAGCCGGCGGAGATCACCCCGTTCACCCCGGTCCGGCCGGGTCGGGGCCGCTGCGAGGTGGTCTGCTTCACCGACGACCACCACGCCTCCTTCGCCGCGCTGCCGCCGCGCCGGGTCCGCACCGTGCTGGACGCGCTGGCCGACCGGACGCTGGCGCTGAGCGAGCTGCCCGGGGTGGAGCAGGTGTTCTGCTTCGAGAACCGGGGCGTGGAGATCGGCGTGACCCTGCACCACCCGCACGGGCAGATCTACGCGTACCCCTTCCTCACCCCGCGCACCCGGTCGCTGCTGGTCGCCGCCCGGCGGCACGCCGAGCGCACCGGCGGTGGCAACCTCTACGCCGACGTGCTCGCCGCCGAGCGGGCCGCCGGGGACCGGGTCGTCGCGGCCAACGAGCACTGGACGGCGTACGTCCCGGCGGCCGCCCGCTGGCCGTTCGAGGTGCACGTGGCGCCGCACCGGCCGGTGCCGGACATCCCCGCGCTCGACGACGCCGAGCGGGACGCCTTCGGCCCGCTCTACCTGGACGTGCTGCGTCGCTTCGACGGGCTCTTCGACCTGCCCATGCCGTACATCGCCGCCTGGCACCAGGCGCCGGTCCACGTCGACCGGGAGCTGGGGCACCTGCACCTGCAGCTGTTCAGCACCCGGCGGGCCAGGGACAAGCTGAAGTACCTGGCCGGCTCGGAGTCGGGCATGGGCGTCTTCATCAACGACATCGCGCCCGAGCGGGCGGCGGAGCTGCTGCGCGCCGTCTGA
- a CDS encoding NADP-dependent isocitrate dehydrogenase codes for MAKIKVSNPVVELDGDEMTRIIWKQIREQLILPYLDVDLHYYDLSIQYRDETDDQVTVDAANAIKQHGVGVKCATITPDEARVEEFGLKKMWRSPNGTIRNILGGVVFREPIIMSNVPRLVPGWTKPIIIGRHAHGDQYKATDFVVPGPGTVTITYQPADGGAPMEMEVANFPGGGVAMGMYNFDDSIRDFARASMRYGLDRGYPVYLSTKNTILKAYDGRFKDIFAEVFENEFKSEFEAAGITYEHRLIDDMVAAALKWEGGFVWACKNYDGDVQSDTVAQGFGSLGLMTSVLMTPDGRTVEAEAAHGTVTRHYRQYQKGEKTSTNPIASIYAWTRGLAHRGKLDGTPAVTEFANTLEQVIIDTVEGGQMTKDLALLISRDAPWLTTDEFMNALDENLARKLGA; via the coding sequence ATGGCGAAGATCAAGGTAAGCAACCCGGTCGTGGAGCTCGACGGCGACGAGATGACCCGGATCATCTGGAAGCAGATCCGGGAGCAGCTGATCCTGCCCTACCTCGACGTCGACCTGCACTACTACGACCTGTCGATCCAGTACCGCGACGAGACCGACGACCAGGTCACCGTTGACGCCGCCAACGCCATCAAGCAGCACGGCGTGGGCGTCAAGTGCGCCACCATCACCCCGGACGAGGCCCGGGTCGAGGAGTTCGGCCTGAAGAAGATGTGGCGGTCGCCGAACGGCACCATCCGCAACATCCTCGGCGGCGTCGTCTTCCGTGAGCCGATCATCATGTCCAACGTGCCGCGGCTGGTCCCCGGCTGGACCAAGCCGATCATCATCGGCCGGCACGCCCACGGTGACCAGTACAAGGCCACCGACTTCGTCGTCCCCGGCCCGGGCACGGTGACCATCACCTACCAGCCGGCCGACGGCGGCGCCCCGATGGAGATGGAGGTCGCCAACTTCCCCGGCGGCGGCGTCGCCATGGGCATGTACAACTTCGACGACTCGATCCGGGACTTCGCCCGGGCCTCCATGCGCTACGGCCTGGACCGCGGCTACCCGGTCTACCTGTCGACCAAGAACACCATCCTCAAGGCGTACGACGGCCGCTTCAAGGACATCTTCGCCGAGGTGTTCGAGAACGAGTTCAAGTCGGAGTTCGAGGCCGCCGGCATCACCTACGAGCACCGGCTCATCGACGACATGGTCGCCGCCGCGCTCAAGTGGGAGGGTGGCTTCGTCTGGGCCTGCAAGAACTACGACGGTGACGTGCAGTCCGACACCGTCGCGCAGGGCTTCGGCTCGCTGGGCCTGATGACCTCCGTGCTGATGACCCCGGACGGCCGTACGGTCGAGGCCGAGGCGGCGCACGGCACCGTCACCCGGCACTACCGGCAGTACCAGAAGGGCGAGAAGACCTCGACCAACCCGATCGCCTCGATCTACGCCTGGACCCGGGGCCTGGCCCACCGGGGCAAGCTGGACGGCACCCCGGCGGTCACCGAGTTCGCCAACACCCTGGAGCAGGTCATCATCGACACCGTCGAGGGCGGCCAGATGACCAAGGACCTCGCGCTGCTCATCTCGCGCGACGCCCCGTGGCTGACCACCGACGAGTTCATGAACGCGCTCGACGAGAACCTGGCCCGCAAGCTCGGCGCCTGA